Proteins from one Pontibacter korlensis genomic window:
- a CDS encoding PstS family phosphate ABC transporter substrate-binding protein has translation MLNFRLNNLKLNAAALLGATLLFSACGGGNSESGSDVSGNIQIDGSSTVYPITEAVAEEYRAEAPDVRVTVGVSGTGGGFKKFTRGEIDIVNASRQIKSSEQEVAQQNGISFIELPVAYDGLTVVVHPENDWVKEMTTEDLKKIWEPAAQGTVKKWNQIRPEWPDQEFHLYGPGVESGTYDYFTEAVVGESGSSRGDYTASEDDNVLVQGVSTDPNALGFFGFAYYEENQGKLKVVPVDDMDDSNGTGAVTPTLETVKDGSYAPLSRPLFIYVNSNATSNPAVVDFVNFYLENAGELSQEVGYIPLPAEMYKEQQQKFKSFTEGSAKK, from the coding sequence ATGTTAAACTTCAGGCTTAACAATTTAAAACTAAACGCGGCAGCACTCCTAGGCGCAACTCTTTTGTTCAGTGCCTGCGGCGGCGGCAACTCTGAAAGCGGCTCCGATGTCTCCGGCAACATTCAGATAGACGGTTCATCCACTGTTTACCCAATTACGGAAGCAGTAGCAGAAGAATACCGCGCTGAGGCTCCGGATGTACGAGTAACAGTAGGTGTTTCAGGCACAGGTGGCGGCTTTAAGAAGTTCACACGTGGCGAAATCGATATTGTAAACGCCTCCCGCCAGATTAAGTCTTCTGAGCAGGAAGTAGCGCAGCAAAATGGTATATCCTTTATAGAGCTACCAGTAGCTTATGATGGCCTTACAGTAGTAGTGCACCCTGAGAACGACTGGGTAAAGGAAATGACTACAGAAGACCTGAAGAAAATTTGGGAGCCAGCAGCTCAGGGTACTGTCAAAAAATGGAATCAAATTCGCCCGGAATGGCCTGATCAAGAATTCCACCTATATGGCCCAGGTGTTGAATCCGGTACTTATGACTACTTTACCGAAGCAGTTGTAGGCGAAAGCGGCTCTAGCCGAGGCGACTATACTGCCAGCGAGGATGACAACGTACTGGTACAAGGTGTTTCTACTGATCCTAACGCACTTGGCTTCTTCGGCTTTGCATACTATGAGGAGAATCAGGGTAAGCTAAAGGTAGTACCAGTTGATGACATGGACGACAGCAATGGTACTGGCGCAGTTACTCCAACTTTGGAAACTGTAAAAGACGGTTCTTATGCTCCGCTTTCTCGCCCGCTGTTTATCTATGTAAATTCTAATGCTACCAGCAATCCTGCTGTAGTAGATTTTGTAAACTTCTACCTCGAGAACGCTGGCGAGCTTAGCCAGGAGGTGGGTTACATTCCGCTACCAGCCGAGATGTACAAAGAGCAGCAGCAAAAGTTTAAGTCTTTTACTGAAGGCTCAGCTAAGAAATAG
- a CDS encoding porin, which yields MYKKLKSALLVALVCLACGTAQGQSINKSKFGKGLQFVAADSSFSLKFSTRFQMLYQGVINNGTNEELEDRFLIRRARLKFEGFAYTPKLEYKIELGLSNSDIGNDDPSRFNNADNIILDAVAMWNFAPGWELWVGQTKLPGNRERIISSQKMQFVDRSLLNSRYNIDRDAGLQLHHSHNIGNMLVREVASISMGEGRDITVNNAGGYDYTGKIELFPFGEFEGGGAYVGSDIYREETPKLAIAAAYNFNDNATRSQGQLGDFLSGERDLHTVFADAMFKYRGFSSMAEYARRKAPDGPVVLQSDEGAVEETFVTGNAFNIQAGYLFKTNWEVAGRYTTYNPERTTGLRPQEQYTLGLSKYIVGHSLKVQSDVTLQDQPGRENSYMFRLQMEVAL from the coding sequence GTGTACAAGAAGCTAAAAAGTGCACTTTTAGTAGCCTTGGTTTGCCTAGCATGTGGCACCGCCCAAGGTCAGAGTATTAACAAATCTAAATTCGGCAAAGGCTTACAGTTTGTGGCCGCCGACTCCTCTTTCAGCCTTAAGTTCAGCACCCGATTCCAGATGCTGTACCAGGGCGTAATCAATAACGGCACTAACGAGGAACTGGAAGACCGTTTCCTGATCCGCAGGGCCCGTCTGAAGTTCGAAGGCTTTGCCTATACTCCAAAGCTGGAGTATAAAATAGAACTAGGCCTCAGCAACAGCGACATCGGTAACGATGACCCAAGCAGGTTTAACAATGCTGACAACATCATACTTGATGCGGTTGCCATGTGGAACTTTGCACCAGGTTGGGAACTGTGGGTAGGCCAAACCAAACTACCTGGCAACCGAGAGCGAATTATCTCATCGCAAAAGATGCAGTTCGTGGATCGAAGCCTGCTGAACTCCCGCTATAACATAGACCGTGACGCTGGTCTGCAGCTGCATCACTCCCATAACATCGGCAACATGTTGGTTCGCGAAGTGGCCTCTATCTCTATGGGCGAAGGACGCGATATCACAGTTAACAATGCCGGCGGCTACGATTATACTGGTAAAATCGAATTGTTCCCTTTTGGAGAATTTGAAGGCGGCGGCGCCTATGTTGGTAGCGACATTTACCGGGAGGAAACTCCAAAGTTAGCCATTGCAGCAGCTTATAACTTTAATGATAATGCAACTCGCTCTCAAGGGCAGCTAGGCGACTTCTTAAGTGGGGAGCGTGACCTACACACTGTATTTGCAGATGCTATGTTCAAGTACAGAGGCTTCTCAAGTATGGCGGAATATGCCCGCCGTAAAGCACCTGATGGCCCGGTAGTGTTACAATCAGATGAGGGCGCAGTAGAAGAGACCTTTGTTACGGGCAACGCCTTTAATATACAGGCAGGTTACCTGTTTAAAACCAACTGGGAAGTAGCCGGACGCTATACCACTTATAACCCAGAGCGAACTACAGGTTTGCGACCGCAGGAGCAGTATACATTAGGTCTATCCAAGTACATTGTGGGCCATAGCCTGAAGGTACAGAGCGATGTTACGCTACAGGACCAGCCGGGCAGAGAGAACAGTTACATGTTTAGGCTACAGATGGAAGTGGCGCTATAA
- a CDS encoding TonB-dependent receptor — protein MRQILTTVLFFVLSAFISVHAQTGSIQGTVKDAKTGEELIGAIIKLQGTALGAPSDAFGNFRIDNIKEGTYTLEVNSLSYTPKTIADISISAGKTATVNVAMEQSTAQLSEVTITAKGNRETEQILFLDQKKAVIATQAIGAQELSRKGVSNAEGAVTKISGVSKRDGVKNVFVRGLGDRYNTTTLNGFAIPSEDPEFKNISLDFFTSDMIQSVNINKVFTASMNGDVGGALININSKELVDDNALQIGIATGVNSQVIGSNFYLPDGMNKFGYAFASNGPRDRNGNQFVNDFSFNTSLDPMQKNPLFNGGITISGGQKFLNKHRLFVVGSMNNNYHYQEGVTRLITATNTKNPFRDFNYQQSFRNASHMLAANLEINLNKSQLHYNSLYLHTATAAAMNFYGKETELFQVAEDHNSEGLIRRLQINDNTAFINQLIWSGDLTDRIKYNVGAAVNNVIGEEPDRRIIMLPSIGNGMVQLGVGEGRAQRFNSKITETAILPKVNLQYSLSTDPDKLSYVEVGYDSRISTKDFSAPIYNLIWAGGQGTAPTFPVNDIRLDPYLNQESLSNGDFRLEQFLDTYDVERMNHGAYVDLVHRIGNKLTLNAGLRADDVYTKINYRVNRGADVGSNTIDEFFISPSLNTKYELNEKNHIRTGVSRTYTLPQDKEISPFIYLGIDGNENGNPNLEVSTNYNFDIKWDHYLSSDEHVSVNAFYKHILDPIARVDQGNSAGLRTYDNVSDHAVAAGIEVELRKSLMNLAEKHRFNAGLNVSYIHTKVNLDPTFFVQNTSSTLEGAAPYILNADLTYNLLTQKNINLTSALVLNYLSDKVHTIGTRGFNNLIEESITTLDFITSLGINDHLKFNLKAKNLLNPEYRLTREGAGKDTNSQSVIIRSYKRGVLFDFGVTYQF, from the coding sequence ATGCGACAAATTCTCACCACAGTCCTATTTTTTGTGCTTTCTGCCTTTATTAGTGTGCATGCACAGACTGGCAGCATACAGGGCACCGTGAAAGACGCTAAAACCGGCGAAGAGCTGATTGGCGCTATTATAAAATTGCAGGGTACTGCCTTAGGCGCTCCGTCGGATGCATTCGGTAATTTCCGCATCGATAATATAAAAGAAGGCACTTATACTCTGGAGGTAAACAGCCTTTCATATACACCAAAAACAATTGCCGACATAAGCATCTCTGCGGGCAAGACAGCTACGGTGAATGTGGCGATGGAACAGAGCACGGCGCAATTGTCGGAGGTAACCATAACTGCAAAAGGAAACAGGGAAACCGAACAAATCTTATTTCTTGATCAGAAGAAGGCTGTTATAGCTACGCAGGCTATTGGCGCACAGGAACTTTCCAGAAAAGGCGTTAGCAATGCAGAAGGCGCGGTTACAAAAATTTCAGGCGTTTCGAAACGCGACGGCGTCAAAAATGTATTCGTCCGGGGATTAGGCGACCGCTATAACACAACTACCCTAAACGGGTTTGCCATACCATCTGAAGACCCTGAATTCAAGAATATCTCACTCGATTTCTTCACGAGCGATATGATTCAGTCGGTAAACATAAACAAAGTGTTTACAGCATCTATGAATGGCGATGTTGGAGGTGCGTTAATTAACATCAATTCGAAGGAACTTGTTGATGACAATGCGCTTCAGATCGGAATTGCAACTGGAGTAAACAGCCAGGTTATAGGCAGTAACTTTTATCTTCCTGATGGCATGAACAAGTTTGGTTATGCCTTTGCGTCAAACGGCCCAAGAGATCGCAACGGCAACCAGTTTGTAAACGATTTTTCCTTTAACACCTCGCTCGACCCGATGCAGAAAAACCCTCTGTTTAACGGCGGCATCACTATTTCCGGTGGCCAGAAGTTTCTAAACAAGCACCGCTTGTTCGTTGTCGGCTCCATGAACAACAACTATCATTATCAGGAAGGGGTCACCCGATTGATTACGGCGACCAACACCAAAAACCCGTTCCGCGATTTTAATTACCAGCAATCCTTCCGAAACGCTTCACATATGTTGGCGGCCAATCTGGAAATTAACCTCAATAAAAGCCAACTGCACTACAACTCCTTGTACCTGCATACAGCCACAGCTGCGGCAATGAACTTTTATGGCAAGGAAACAGAACTGTTTCAGGTAGCAGAGGACCATAATTCCGAAGGCCTTATCAGACGCCTTCAAATTAATGACAATACGGCTTTTATAAACCAACTTATTTGGAGCGGAGATTTAACTGATAGAATCAAATATAATGTTGGTGCTGCGGTAAACAACGTAATTGGCGAAGAGCCTGACCGCAGAATAATCATGCTTCCTTCTATCGGGAACGGAATGGTGCAATTAGGTGTGGGAGAAGGAAGAGCCCAGCGGTTCAACAGTAAAATAACAGAAACCGCTATCCTTCCTAAAGTCAATCTGCAGTACTCGCTCTCGACTGACCCGGACAAGCTATCATATGTTGAGGTTGGCTACGATAGCAGGATTAGTACCAAAGACTTCTCCGCCCCTATCTATAACCTTATTTGGGCTGGAGGCCAGGGCACTGCCCCTACTTTCCCTGTAAATGATATACGCCTCGATCCTTACTTGAATCAGGAAAGTTTGTCAAATGGAGATTTCCGCCTTGAGCAATTTCTTGACACATACGATGTTGAAAGAATGAACCATGGCGCATATGTTGATCTGGTACATAGAATTGGCAATAAGCTTACTTTAAACGCAGGCTTAAGAGCGGATGATGTTTATACTAAGATTAACTACAGAGTTAATCGTGGCGCTGACGTTGGTTCCAACACAATAGATGAGTTTTTTATATCGCCTAGCCTTAACACCAAGTATGAGCTAAACGAGAAGAACCACATCAGAACAGGCGTTAGCCGTACCTATACTCTTCCTCAGGATAAAGAAATATCTCCTTTTATTTACTTGGGAATTGATGGAAATGAAAATGGTAATCCGAACCTGGAAGTTTCCACAAATTACAACTTCGACATCAAATGGGATCACTATCTATCATCTGATGAACATGTATCGGTTAATGCCTTCTACAAGCATATTTTGGATCCAATTGCAAGGGTAGATCAGGGCAACTCAGCAGGTCTAAGAACTTACGATAATGTTTCGGACCATGCAGTTGCTGCCGGTATTGAGGTAGAGCTGAGGAAATCACTTATGAACCTTGCTGAAAAACATCGCTTTAATGCTGGATTAAATGTCTCATACATCCACACAAAAGTAAACCTGGACCCAACATTCTTTGTGCAGAACACCTCATCTACTTTGGAGGGCGCCGCACCTTATATACTTAATGCTGATTTAACTTATAATCTGCTAACACAAAAGAACATTAACTTAACGTCTGCGCTGGTTCTAAACTATTTAAGCGATAAAGTGCACACCATTGGCACACGTGGCTTCAACAACCTGATAGAGGAAAGCATCACAACTTTGGATTTCATTACCTCACTAGGGATAAATGATCATCTTAAGTTTAATCTAAAAGCTAAAAACCTCTTAAATCCAGAATATAGACTTACCAGAGAAGGTGCTGGGAAAGACACAAATTCTCAAAGCGTTATAATTCGCAGTTACAAAAGAGGTGTTTTATTCGACTTTGGCGTAACATACCAGTTTTAA
- a CDS encoding AAA family ATPase → MNTYQLKIKQVFSEVSKVVVGQSYMVNRLLIGLFTGGHILLEGVPGLAKTLTINSLSKALHLDFQRIQFTPDLLPSDLIGTMIYNQNASAFEVKKGPIFANLILADEVNRSPAKVQSALLEAMQEKQVTIGETTYRLDLPFLVLATQNPVEHEGTYPLPEAQVDRFMMKVYIDYPRKEDELEIMRRMANMSFTDSVSKVLSRDDIFAIRNEINHVQISETLERYIIELVFATRRPAEYDLLDFAPYIQFGVSPRASIALNRAAKAVAYFDDRDYVLPEDIKEVAYDVMNHRIILNYEAEADGIRTKDFIESILRKVPIS, encoded by the coding sequence GTGAATACATATCAACTTAAAATAAAGCAGGTTTTTAGCGAAGTTAGCAAGGTAGTAGTAGGCCAATCGTATATGGTAAACCGCCTGCTAATCGGCCTCTTTACAGGTGGTCATATACTACTGGAGGGTGTACCTGGTCTGGCTAAGACACTTACAATTAACTCGCTGTCTAAGGCACTACACCTCGACTTTCAGCGCATACAGTTTACTCCTGACCTGCTCCCCTCCGACCTTATCGGCACCATGATCTATAACCAGAATGCCTCTGCTTTTGAGGTAAAGAAGGGGCCGATCTTTGCCAACCTTATACTTGCCGACGAGGTAAATCGCTCCCCGGCTAAGGTACAGTCGGCACTACTGGAGGCGATGCAGGAGAAACAGGTAACCATTGGAGAGACAACCTACAGGTTAGACCTTCCCTTTCTGGTACTAGCCACTCAGAACCCTGTGGAGCACGAGGGAACCTACCCGCTGCCAGAGGCACAGGTAGACCGTTTCATGATGAAGGTGTACATTGATTACCCAAGAAAGGAGGATGAGTTGGAGATTATGCGCCGCATGGCAAACATGAGCTTTACCGACTCTGTATCTAAGGTACTTTCGAGGGATGATATTTTTGCCATCCGAAACGAGATAAACCATGTACAGATCTCCGAAACATTAGAGAGATATATTATAGAATTGGTATTTGCTACCCGTCGCCCTGCTGAGTATGACCTGCTCGACTTTGCGCCTTACATACAGTTTGGTGTGTCGCCGAGAGCAAGTATAGCCTTAAACCGTGCTGCCAAGGCCGTGGCCTACTTCGACGATCGCGACTACGTGCTGCCAGAGGACATAAAGGAAGTAGCGTATGATGTGATGAACCACCGCATTATACTTAACTACGAGGCGGAAGCTGATGGCATCAGAACCAAAGACTTCATAGAATCCATACTCCGTAAAGTGCCTATCAGCTAA
- a CDS encoding 2Fe-2S iron-sulfur cluster-binding protein, which translates to MPKLKVQNLANLEVEVAEGQTLLKALQAQSTDWMHACGGKGCCTTCRIIILQGMEHTAPLTAAEIRYRDRGRLKDNERLTCQCTLTSGEITGKVPEQTKLPHMSYSS; encoded by the coding sequence ATGCCAAAGTTGAAGGTGCAAAACCTGGCAAACCTCGAAGTGGAGGTTGCTGAGGGGCAGACACTACTGAAAGCCCTGCAGGCCCAAAGCACCGACTGGATGCATGCCTGCGGAGGCAAAGGCTGCTGCACTACCTGCCGTATTATTATTTTGCAAGGTATGGAGCATACAGCACCGCTCACGGCTGCCGAAATCCGCTACCGCGATAGAGGCCGCCTAAAGGATAACGAAAGACTGACCTGCCAATGTACTTTAACCTCCGGCGAAATTACCGGGAAAGTGCCGGAACAGACTAAGCTACCGCACATGAGTTATAGTAGTTAG
- a CDS encoding thymidine kinase yields the protein MFIEPRVGNKTHASRKGWIEVICGSMFSGKTEELIRRLNRAKIARQKIEIFKPTVDKRYHEEDVVSHNANAIRSTPIDFAQDMLLLGGSCDVVGIDEAQFFDDGLAEVCVKLANSGVRVIAAGLDMDYLGKPFGPMPALMAVAEYVTKVHAVCVQCGDIANYSFRNAADEKQVLLGETDSYEARCRHCFTEGMKQKKS from the coding sequence ATGTTTATTGAACCACGCGTAGGCAACAAGACTCACGCTAGCAGAAAGGGTTGGATAGAGGTGATCTGCGGGTCCATGTTCTCGGGCAAAACAGAAGAGTTGATCAGGAGGCTAAACCGCGCCAAGATTGCCAGACAGAAGATAGAGATTTTTAAGCCTACCGTAGACAAACGTTACCACGAAGAGGACGTTGTATCTCATAATGCCAACGCCATACGTTCTACTCCTATAGACTTTGCTCAGGACATGCTATTATTGGGCGGCAGCTGCGATGTTGTAGGCATAGACGAGGCGCAGTTCTTTGATGATGGTCTGGCCGAAGTATGTGTAAAGCTGGCGAACAGTGGTGTGCGTGTTATTGCTGCCGGGCTGGACATGGATTATCTTGGTAAGCCTTTTGGGCCTATGCCAGCACTAATGGCCGTGGCAGAGTATGTAACAAAAGTGCATGCTGTGTGCGTGCAATGTGGCGACATAGCCAACTACTCATTCCGCAATGCGGCCGACGAAAAGCAGGTGCTTTTAGGCGAAACAGATTCTTATGAGGCTCGCTGCCGCCACTGCTTTACAGAAGGCATGAAACAAAAGAAAAGCTGA
- a CDS encoding T9SS type A sorting domain-containing protein, which translates to MEAKPAKSITYLPYLLLVWLCWCGVVAETQAQSQVPIGGWQVHVPYQQGKAVAVAGDRVYLAAERGLFYFDKKFNTTETISKVDGLSEQQISDIAYSDGASTLIIAYANTKVDLLHNNSIYSITDIFRKSIAGEKRINRIYTYNKLAYLATSFGIVVLDLQKREVKDTYSSLGPNGGSISAADVAIHQDRIYIATNLGILTAPVSGANLQDFRSWSSLSDGLPEPATVLGLVSFQGQLYAGTSSSIYKLSGDSWSASQLASGATIKSINATESFLSVVTAQGLTLVNATGQQQNLSHALLMAPQEAIATAGGEVWIADKTSGLVRMSLNGNDAASFAPNGPFASDSFKVYTYGGRVYVLSGGYDESYAAAGSQNGFYVYENGIWQSFNRFTYPQPAFVRGQDLVDVVFNPITNKLYLASYGSGVIEWEGPEKATLYNGLNSPLLSTLSHTEKELNIRVTSVAVDAEGNVWTVNPHRLAGAASLHKLGPEGNWESYRLSNIPDASNLTHLVIDDFGQKWLTISRQGNTRSGLVVYDERQGKTRTLSTGEGNGGLPNATVYSVTKDLNGDIWVGTASGVGVYYNPAFALESQRYDARIPIIDGRPLLNGQVVRNIAVDGANRKWMGTDNGLWLFGPDGDELIHHFTAQNSPLPSDKVRSVGVNHQSGEVFVATDAGLASFRSSATVTEGKPECAVVFPNPIRRDYTGQVGISGLPNNADVRITDISGTLVYKARATGGTFAWNARDYNGNRVKAGVYLVMSANGEGSQTCISKIAVLD; encoded by the coding sequence ATGGAAGCCAAACCAGCAAAAAGTATAACATACCTGCCATACCTGCTGCTGGTGTGGTTGTGCTGGTGTGGCGTTGTTGCTGAGACACAGGCGCAAAGCCAGGTGCCAATTGGAGGCTGGCAGGTGCATGTGCCGTACCAGCAAGGTAAAGCTGTAGCAGTGGCCGGCGATAGAGTATACTTGGCAGCTGAACGAGGACTTTTCTACTTTGACAAGAAGTTTAACACTACCGAGACCATTTCAAAAGTAGACGGCTTAAGCGAGCAGCAAATCAGCGACATTGCCTACAGCGATGGTGCTAGCACCCTTATTATTGCTTATGCCAATACCAAAGTAGACCTGCTGCATAACAATAGCATCTACAGCATCACCGATATCTTCCGGAAAAGTATCGCTGGAGAGAAACGAATCAACCGCATTTATACCTATAATAAGCTGGCTTACCTGGCTACCAGCTTTGGCATAGTGGTGCTGGATCTGCAAAAGCGTGAGGTAAAAGACACCTATAGCAGCCTTGGGCCGAATGGCGGAAGTATAAGTGCAGCCGACGTAGCCATACACCAAGACCGTATCTACATAGCTACAAACCTCGGTATACTTACAGCGCCTGTCTCCGGTGCTAACCTGCAGGACTTTAGGAGCTGGAGCAGCCTGAGTGATGGTTTGCCCGAGCCTGCTACCGTTCTGGGGCTGGTTAGCTTTCAGGGGCAGCTCTATGCAGGCACAAGCAGCAGTATCTACAAATTGAGCGGAGATAGCTGGTCTGCATCGCAGCTGGCTTCCGGGGCTACTATAAAAAGTATAAACGCCACAGAGTCCTTTCTAAGTGTTGTTACAGCACAAGGCTTGACGTTGGTAAATGCTACGGGGCAGCAACAGAATCTAAGTCACGCTTTGCTCATGGCGCCGCAGGAGGCTATAGCTACAGCCGGAGGTGAAGTATGGATAGCAGATAAGACAAGTGGCTTGGTAAGGATGAGCCTGAATGGGAATGACGCTGCTTCCTTTGCGCCAAATGGCCCTTTCGCTAGCGACAGCTTTAAGGTTTATACTTATGGTGGCAGAGTTTATGTGCTGAGCGGAGGCTACGACGAGAGCTATGCTGCGGCAGGAAGCCAAAATGGCTTTTATGTGTATGAGAATGGCATTTGGCAAAGCTTTAACCGCTTTACATATCCGCAACCTGCCTTCGTAAGGGGGCAGGATTTAGTGGATGTAGTTTTCAACCCCATCACAAATAAGCTGTACCTGGCGAGCTATGGCAGCGGAGTAATAGAGTGGGAGGGGCCGGAGAAAGCAACACTTTACAATGGCCTGAACAGTCCTTTACTTAGTACGCTATCGCATACTGAGAAAGAACTTAACATCCGGGTAACCAGTGTAGCTGTGGATGCTGAAGGTAATGTTTGGACTGTAAACCCACATCGGTTAGCTGGAGCTGCCAGCCTGCACAAGTTAGGTCCGGAAGGTAACTGGGAATCTTATAGGCTGAGCAACATACCGGATGCAAGCAACCTAACCCACCTGGTTATAGATGATTTTGGGCAGAAATGGCTTACTATCTCGCGCCAAGGTAACACTCGTAGCGGGCTAGTGGTTTACGATGAGCGTCAGGGTAAAACGCGTACCCTCTCTACTGGCGAAGGTAACGGAGGCTTGCCTAACGCTACGGTGTATAGTGTAACCAAAGACCTGAACGGTGATATCTGGGTTGGTACAGCCAGTGGAGTGGGTGTATACTATAACCCAGCTTTTGCCTTGGAGTCTCAGCGGTACGATGCGCGTATACCAATAATTGATGGACGGCCACTACTAAATGGACAGGTTGTACGAAATATAGCTGTGGACGGAGCCAACCGCAAGTGGATGGGAACTGACAACGGACTCTGGCTATTTGGGCCTGATGGTGATGAGCTCATCCACCACTTTACAGCCCAAAACAGTCCCTTGCCCTCTGATAAAGTACGTTCTGTGGGGGTAAACCACCAGTCGGGGGAGGTGTTTGTAGCTACGGATGCCGGCCTTGCTTCTTTCCGCTCCAGTGCCACTGTTACAGAGGGTAAACCAGAATGTGCAGTTGTGTTTCCTAACCCCATACGCCGAGACTATACCGGCCAGGTGGGTATATCAGGTTTGCCAAACAATGCTGATGTACGTATTACCGACATCTCTGGTACATTAGTATATAAAGCTAGGGCCACAGGAGGTACTTTCGCCTGGAATGCCCGTGATTATAATGGCAACCGGGTAAAAGCCGGCGTATACCTGGTAATGAGTGCAAACGGAGAAGGCAGCCAAACCTGTATCAGTAAAATAGCCGTACTGGATTAA
- the recO gene encoding DNA repair protein RecO, whose product MLVKTRGIVLSNIKYRETSIITKIYTEALGVQSYIVNGVRKKGNGSRIALFQPFTLLEMVVYVSHRGGLSRISEYKTNYSFVSIPFDIRKSSVLLFLSEMVSRTVKEEEENLPLFHFLYNAVVTLDEMEKGFENFHLVFLLQLSFHLGFGPSSGAEVVEQVAFSPNAQVGSSAPTVLAMQVHEEYFDQLLQEPDYANIPNGKVRRELLDILIRYYQLHVDKLGDIKSLAILSEVLAE is encoded by the coding sequence ATGTTAGTCAAGACAAGAGGGATCGTTCTCAGTAACATCAAGTATAGGGAGACATCCATCATCACCAAAATCTATACTGAGGCGCTGGGCGTGCAGTCGTACATCGTGAACGGGGTGCGTAAGAAAGGCAACGGGTCGCGCATAGCTCTGTTTCAGCCATTCACCTTGCTGGAGATGGTGGTTTATGTCTCGCACCGGGGTGGCCTTTCCCGTATTTCAGAGTATAAAACTAACTATTCTTTTGTTTCTATTCCGTTTGATATCCGTAAGAGCAGCGTCCTGCTGTTTCTGTCGGAGATGGTGTCGCGCACAGTGAAGGAGGAGGAGGAGAACCTGCCACTGTTTCACTTTCTATATAATGCCGTCGTTACTCTCGATGAGATGGAGAAAGGCTTTGAGAATTTTCACCTGGTGTTTCTGCTGCAGCTAAGTTTTCATCTTGGCTTTGGGCCAAGCTCCGGGGCTGAAGTGGTAGAGCAGGTGGCTTTTTCGCCGAACGCTCAGGTAGGAAGTTCTGCACCAACTGTACTGGCTATGCAAGTGCATGAGGAGTACTTTGATCAATTGCTGCAAGAGCCGGACTACGCTAACATTCCCAACGGTAAAGTGCGCCGCGAGCTACTCGACATACTTATCCGCTACTATCAGCTGCATGTAGACAAGCTGGGGGATATCAAATCACTGGCTATACTTTCTGAGGTGCTGGCAGAGTAG
- a CDS encoding FKBP-type peptidyl-prolyl cis-trans isomerase has product MNLKHISSNRSRLLQALLLLFVTLSFAACKDDSVDQKVKDDKQIQQYFQANNIDPATVTKTSSGLYYQVLEEGTGDKVFPGDRVKVHYVGTFLNGTKFDSSRDRNEPFELTVGRSNVISGWHEALALMKDGEKARFFIPSHLGYGRTGGGAIPPNSPLIFEIEVLEILP; this is encoded by the coding sequence ATGAACCTGAAACATATCAGCAGCAACAGAAGCCGCCTTTTGCAGGCGCTTCTGCTGCTTTTCGTAACGTTAAGCTTTGCAGCCTGTAAAGACGACAGTGTTGACCAGAAGGTAAAGGATGACAAGCAGATACAGCAGTACTTCCAGGCCAACAATATCGACCCTGCCACAGTAACGAAAACTAGTAGCGGTTTGTATTACCAAGTGCTGGAAGAGGGTACCGGCGACAAAGTTTTTCCAGGTGATAGAGTAAAGGTACATTATGTTGGTACTTTTCTAAACGGAACAAAATTTGACTCTAGCCGTGACCGAAACGAGCCTTTCGAGTTAACAGTTGGAAGAAGTAACGTAATTTCCGGCTGGCATGAAGCACTGGCTCTGATGAAAGATGGTGAGAAAGCACGCTTTTTCATTCCCTCCCATCTAGGTTATGGTCGTACTGGCGGTGGGGCAATACCACCAAACTCTCCTTTGATTTTTGAAATTGAGGTACTAGAAATACTACCGTAG